CACTTTGGGAAACTTAAACCTCACAGGCTGCTCCTCCACTCCTTCCCCTCCCAATACAATCTCCTCCACCCCACACCTACTTATCCTTAAATGTTCAAGTTGTGGAAGATGTTTGGCTATTGACACTGGAAATAGATTTTTCAGACTCCAACAGTCCTCAAGAACTACTTGTCGTAGATTTTGAAAGGTAAGAATCTCTTGGCCTTGGAGATCAATCTTCAATTTTGGGCTTGGTTGAGAATCTGCCGCATGTATTTTGTTGGTATTTAACCCTCTGACCTCAAATATTTGTTCTAGTGATTCACATCTCCACACTTGAAGCATTTGCAAACAGTTAAATACTCTGATGAGACATTTAGATGAAAAAATAGTCAACAACTCATCACAAAAAGCAACACTTATTTCTTCTAATTTGCAAAAGGAACCTGGTGCTAGCTCATTATCAAATATCATCTTCACATAACTCAAGTAGGAGATTGTCATCCTTTCCAAGCTAGGTATTGCAACCTattcatatatataattcatgCCCATACCAAGGTTAGCTCATATAATGAAGGCAAAAAAAAGAGGACAAATCAGCTGAATTATATTAGAGTGTAAGACTaatgaatgaaataaataaattacctTCTCACTGAAGAGAGCTTGTATGCTGGATTTAGTACCGGTTTGACAAatgaattcttttaattttgggcAATCCTCAATCTCTAGCTCTTTCAACAATGGGAATTCGATATTATAATTTCTTGAGCAAAAGAAAATGAGGTTTCGAAGGCCCTCTATACGCAGATAGTTTAATCGAGGGAAACAAATAACATCTAtcttttcttcttctattttctctgTAAATATTATCTCCCTTAAGGACTCACAATCCAATATCTGAAATCGTTGGAGCTGCACCAGACTGTTGGCAAGAGAGGGTGATAACAGATGCTCCAAGTTACCACATTCATTGATGAATAAGCTTGTCAAATTCGAAAGCTGAGGATATGTTTGGTTATGCCATATTCTTTTGGTGTTAATGGAACACAATTGCAAGCTTTCCAAGTGACGGGAAACAAACTGCACAGATTTAGACGCAATTCATTTCTtcttaaaaatctaaaatttagaAGGGAAAGGGAAAGAAGGTATGCAACATACTTTGGAAACATGATTTTCAACTTTAAAGACAATTTCAGTCCGAATTAGGTTTCAACTTTGAAACATATTTTTGAGCCCTGAAAAGTGAAAACCATTGgacaatattttttttatttttgttgaggGTTCAGCTCCTTCAATAGAAGTTTTTGAAGTTTTGTCTAACAGGCAGCCAATCTAGTCCCCTAATACTTGAAGGTACTGTCCCCTAGGGAGGGTTTTGTCTCTCATGTTCTGTCGAGAGCCAGCATGCCATAAGTGGCTTTCGTAAGGACATGGTTCATTGAGCCAAGAGTGCCTTGACCATACATCTATGGGAGACACTCTATGTTGCCTGTTGGTGGGTGGTCATATGTCCACATATGGTCGAGACTCTTTCGGCTCCATGAACCAAGCTCTCAAGGCAGCCGCTCCTGGCAAGCTAGCTCTTAACAGAGCACAACAgtacatttttaattatttcatttatacatttcatataaaaatattaaaaaacaaaaataccATTATATTAATATTCATTACTTTATTAAAAACTGAATTTTAAGTAACTTCCATAACCGAATTAATGTCAAGTTGAGTCGGGACTCCAACTCAATCAAACACATTACATAtagtataaattatttattatattgatAGTTAAAAAATTTTAACCCCACAAGCAGGATTGAAAAACTACAGCATGTAATATTTTTTATTCTAAAGTATCGATTAGAAACATATGACTGACTTCTCATTGAAATTACATATCTGCAAATAATTATCTATTAATTAATACTTTTGATAGCGTTACTAAATAATTGGAGTATAAAAAAGGGTGTATAAGAAAATACATATAGAAGccaaataaacaaacaaatacCTGTTTATTGAAAAGTGGTAAGGACTCAGAACTCATGGAATACCTTTCGTCTTGAGAGCAAAAGCTAATGAGTTGCGGCAAATACTCAAGTGTTATGGAACGTAATTCAGAAAACCCAATTTTGTTCATTGTAATATATTGGACCTGCTTACCATTTTTGACATGAACTCTCTTTAAATATGGAAAATCTTCCCCATTATTTAACTCCTCAAGTACATTCTCAATGCCTTGGATTCCCTCTAGGTCTAGGTACAAATCTTGAGTCTTTTTCAACAACATTTTCACCCCATTATCCAAATCAATGTTTGTATATAACTTGAGCTTCAATGTTCTCAAACAGTCATGTTTTTGGCACCACTCATACACATTATAATCACCTACAAAAATCATGTATCTTTCTAATGTCTCAATGAACCGATGCTTTGGAATCATTTGGGCGTCAGGAATATGAGCATATAAAGTAGTTAGACGAGGCAAACTATTTAATTCGTCAAGGCTTGCGTTTCTCCTATCGTTGTCAACCACgccttcattttcccattcaGCAAAGCTTCCCTCCATAAATAATTCTTCTAATTTGGACAAACCTGATAAGACATTTGGCGCGATGATTTTGAGTTCTGTACACCAACTCAAATCCAGCAACCTTAACTGAGTCAATTGTGCTATCTCCTTAGGTAGTTCTTTGATACTTGACTTAGCAAGGTCAAGGATTTCTAAATTTTTGAGCTCTCCAATGATGGTTACGTCTTCAACTGGACATCCTCTTAAACACAACATGTGAAGATCTATGAGGTGATTAATCGACTCAGGTAGGTGAATAATTGACTCCTGTAGATAGGAAAATGAAGGTCCGTGAGGTAAATCCAAGACTTTGAGACTTTCAATTCGTCTGAAAAAGTCGGGAGGAATTTCCACTGAACCATAATGGGTCATATGGAAAAAGGAAAGACCTGAACACTCCAACTCCTTAGGAAGCTCGGCTATAATTTGAGGACAAGTTAAGCTTATCCTCCTCCAACTGTTCATTTTCTCCTTATCGGACCACTCCATTGGAACATGATCTCTCAAAACAAGCATATGGTAGTCCCTTGATGCAATAGCTACAGCAGCATCCCAAACAACATCATGGATATCAAAGCGCTCATCGTTATAACTATCAAGCAACAAGGAAGACGCTTTGAGACTAGCCACAACTGTCAATACTTTATTTCTAGCTTCTTCTATAGTGTTGATACCACCAAATAAACCCAAACCGACAGTATATCTCATCAACTTCTCAACCAGACCATTATGGCCTATTACACAGCAAAGCAAGAAAGTCAGCTTAACTTCCTCACTTTCTAAATAATAAAAACTCCACTCAATAGCTGAATATGCTGCAGTTATCCCTGTGAAGTTGCTTGATGAAGGCCTCTCTAGTTCTCGTAAAGCATTCTTCCACTCGAACAATCTTTTGTTTCTTAAAGCCCCTGCAACTGTCGCAATGGCTATCGGCAATCCAGCACATTTTTCGACTACTTTCTTAGCTGTAGGTTtcaaatcacaacattcaacacaGTCGCCAGCCTTCTTCTTGAACAGGTCCCAGGCTTCCAGTTCATTTAGAAACCCTATTGCAAAACATTTCTGAGCATCCATCTCATTTGATAAAATATTGAGCTCTCTAGAAGTTAGCAGCAGTTTGCACCCCTTGTGTTCATCTCCCAAAGGAATCCCAACTTCCTCAATATCTATTTTTGCCCAGATATCATCCAACACAACCAGAATCCTCACCTCTTTCTTCAGTCTTTCTCGTAGTCGAAGTGCCTTTCCAACCATACTTTGTTCCTCTAATTTCAAACCCAATAAATCTGCAATTTGGTTCTGAATTTTCTCAACATCAATGGCCTGAGTTACGGTTGCTATGACAACCGAATCAAATAACTTGCCCTTGACTTTACTAGCGATTTCTCTGGCTAGCGTTGTTTTTCCGATCCCACCCATACCGTACACCCCAATAACGCTGACACTATCATCTTTTAGTGCCTCCATTATTCCATTGAAAACCAACGTTCTTGACTCGAATTCCTCGTACCCTTTAACTGGTGGGACAGTGATATCCTGCAGAGCTACAGGATAAGAAACCTCGCGAAACTTGCCCTGTTCAAGTAAATCCGCAACAGTCTTCGCCTCCTCTTCAGCTTTGAAGCTAAGCTTGTACCGAGTCCAGAAATTAGGACACAAACGCACAAAACACTTTTTCTTCGCTTTTCCTTCATCTTGCATCACTTTCTCTACTTGTCCAAGGATCTTCCCGTTCACTGCAGACAGCCAGTTGTTAACATCACGCTCGATCTCTTCGCCGTTTCGTAAAGCTGCATCAACAGAGTGCTGCACTCTGTCCCTTGCATCTTTCAGCTTCTCAGCATGGTCATTGAGGGTCTCAACATTTTTCCGATGATTGGAAAGGTATTTGACATGGTTTATGATAGGATAAATCGAATACTCTACAGCTTTAGTGACAATACAGTTAACGATGCCAAAAACAGACTCCATTGAGAGAGCAAACAGCAAGTAAACTGAATAACCACAGCAAAAAACAGAAATCAAACAAACCCagaagaaaaaaattacaaataaaaaagAGCAAAAAGTAAAGGTTCAGTATAGTAAGAAGTAAGAGCAAATGAAAGCAGATGGCGTACCTTTCCAAAATATAAGAGAAGTATTCAGCGATTAATTCTCCCTGTTAAGAACGAGCAAAAATTTTGTTCCTTTTTTCTTCTTAGCAGAGTACAGCGAGTAGTAATTTGACAGAAGGCAACTCAATGTAAAAAAGTAAGCAAGTTTCAATTGTATTGCATgttcaaagaagaaaaaaattgaaatgtattTTGGTGGATGCAACTAAGGGTTTGTACAGGATTACTTAAAAGAAAAGCACTTTAGGCTCAAAAGTATATTGGAAGAAATGTTAAATAAGTTaacttttcaaaagtacttttagCTTTTTCTTTATCAAAAGTATTTTTGGTAGTTAATTATTTTTCATCCTTCTATTAATAtactatttttctttttatttttcttattagtgcttagttataaatatattaaaattattaattaaaaattaaaaaatatttttaaaataataaaaatgtgttaatatttaattataaatatttaatagttatatttaaatatttaaaatatagtttatatattctaattaaattttataaataattaatatttattacttaaaagatttaaaatttatattttatatattaaaatactaacaacaagttataataatttttatattcttactaaaacaTAATAACATTAACTAATactaatttaaacattatttaaatgtatatttgttacttgataatagtatatctaaaattaacattttatttctcaaaagtattTTTTACAGCAATACTAAATACTtaaatcttaaaataaatttttccatACAAATGCTTTGTCATTTATTGGACTTTTTATCTTTGTTGTTTTTCCTTTTAAGGGTAACTTATACAAGATGTTTACTTAATTATGTTCTTGTTTTTGTTTtggtcttttaatttttaaaagtgtaTAATAtagatattaatatttaaatttatttctattttcgtCACCAATAATTAAATTgacaataaaatattattttaacgaTATAATAATACATTTAGTCTTTAATCTTGTAACAGTCcaattttagtgaaatcggaatagtagtttcgggaccacaaatccgagtctgaaaaatgaaattatttaaatttcttaaaatgaTAGCTATTATGATAGGGatattgcatgaaaatttttacagaaaaattttatcaattatgtgtctaattgcaaaaaggactgaattgaataaaatgttaaaGTTGCATACTAATAGCTATAGGGATTATATAGCTAGGGAATTCAAAGTGTggggtccttatatggcaattagaccattgatgaaaaatatgtagatatttttaatgaGTCATCCATGGGAAAATTGAAAaaggttaaggattaaattggaaattgaattaaatagtatgtgataaatgattaaatagaattaaaactcattttatatcatcttcttctccataaaatacatggaaaccctaggagagagaaaggaaatttttcaagcttgaattggtaagttctatgtcccgtttttagtgatttttatatttttgagatcgggaaagcttaatttttttatttgggtgattaaattgaaagaaaaacaaagtttagaaaattacccatggatgaatatgctgtaaaTTGAAAGTTTATGATAGGAaataaaaggttgttgatagagaaatcacttttacaaggtgatttttagtgaaagcatgtgtagggattaaattgcaaagtagtgaaattcttggaaaaattctaaaatttatgaaataatgtgctgtaaaagttatgTTGGAATTTTGAATAAGTTTAGAATaatgagtaaattgtataaattttaatttccgagcctagggacgaaattgaaattAATTACAAGTTTATGGGGAAAATGGTTCTTTTGCCTAAAATGTGAAATGGGCTTGATTGAATGAAAAAATCatagaattgatgattaaatttatttatatagtccggaagtgtcgaacaaagaaaaagctcgagggaaagaaaaagtttcggattagtagatataatcaattgtcaaggtaagttcgtataactaaattaagcatgtaaatgtgttgaattgatttttaaattatgtgCATCATGATTTGTAATTGGTATGTACATGTAATAAATCAAGGTTGAATtgtgatttacatgtaaatgatgaaatattacatgaatccatttgaatattgatttccgattggacaggtgattaccgtgtatatgagatcctgcatatgttgcagtaaaGGTTATTCCGAAAggataatcttttgatctcattatgaaaatgaaatgtatccCAAAAGGGTAATACTTGAAAATGACTTATATACCCAAATGGTACaatttgaaaaggttatgtacaccttgtgtgtacacttggaaatgttaggtatactttgtgtatacc
The Gossypium arboreum isolate Shixiya-1 chromosome 10, ASM2569848v2, whole genome shotgun sequence genome window above contains:
- the LOC108466970 gene encoding uncharacterized protein LOC108466970 isoform X3, whose translation is MESVFGIVNCIVTKAVEYSIYPIINHVKYLSNHRKNVETLNDHAEKLKDARDRVQHSVDAALRNGEEIERDVNNWLSAVNGKILGQVEKVMQDEGKAKKKCFVRLCPNFWTRYKLSFKAEEEAKTVADLLEQGKFREVSYPVALQDITVPPVKGYEEFESRTLVFNGIMEALKDDSVSVIGVYGMGGIGKTTLAREIASKVKGKLFDSVVIATVTQAIDVEKIQNQIADLLGLKLEEQSMVGKALRLRERLKKEVRILVVLDDIWAKIDIEEVGIPLGDEHKGCKLLLTSRELNILSNEMDAQKCFAIGFLNELEAWDLFKKKAGDCVECCDLKPTAKKVVEKCAGLPIAIATVAGALRNKRLFEWKNALRELERPSSSNFTGITAAYSAIEWSFYYLESEEVKLTFLLCCVIGHNGLVEKLMRYTVGLGLFGGINTIEEARNKVLTVVASLKASSLLLDSYNDERFDIHDVVWDAAVAIASRDYHMLVLRDHVPMEWSDKEKMNSWRRISLTCPQIIAELPKELECSGLSFFHMTHYGSVEIPPDFFRRIESLKVLDLPHGPSFSYLQESIIHLPESINHLIDLHMLCLRGCPVEDVTIIGELKNLEILDLAKSSIKELPKEIAQLTQLRLLDLSWCTELKIIAPNVLSGLSKLEELFMEGSFAEWENEGVVDNDRRNASLDELNSLPRLTTLYAHIPDAQMIPKHRFIETLERYMIFVGDYNVYEWCQKHDCLRTLKLKLYTNIDLDNGVKMLLKKTQDLYLDLEGIQGIENVLEELNNGEDFPYLKRVHVKNGKQVQYITMNKIGFSELRSITLEYLPQLISFCSQDERYSMSSESLPLFNKQFVSRHLESLQLCSINTKRIWHNQTYPQLSNLTSLFINECGNLEHLLSPSLANSLVQLQRFQILDCESLREIIFTEKIEEEKIDVICFPRLNYLRIEGLRNLIFFCSRNYNIEFPLLKELEIEDCPKLKEFICQTGTKSSIQALFSEKVAIPSLERMTISYLSYVKMIFDNELAPGSFCKLEEISVAFCDELLTIFSSKCLIRVFNCLQMLQVWRCESLEQIFEVRGLNTNKIHAADSQPSPKLKIDLQGQEILTFQNLRQVVLEDCWSLKNLFPVSIAKHLPQLEHLRISRCGVEEIVLGGEGVEEQPVRFKFPKVSSLEVTDLEKLKCFYKGQHTIVWPMLKKMKTDSSTLRKIVAPEHLRLIQDTNGNGQPVLFVEEVFPNLEELRVVIFGDMDQFPLDLFHNIKLFRLSCSSHGGSSYIFPFLRRFYNLESLLLSGFDFKDVVHCKGDARTLKRIKNLKLQSSRNLKHIWRKDSVLGYILSNLQTLEVWNCEDLINIGARSLSFQNLTTLHVSFCKMMKNLVAPSVVENLVQLTTMRVKGCTKMTEIVAHEGDYHQTIVAGKLKCLQLSELQSLTSFCPGSYTFNFPCLEEVVVERCPKLKIFSEGALSTPQLQRVKQETFDEKGRWTGDLNTTIQQLYMEKGGFNGPRDLNISDTFPKLIETWKRNPQEILELQNLREMEFYKCSSLKYIFTPSMLLSLKQLDRIEVKECNTMEQVIREEEEATIHKLTFPKLSFVKIEACSNLTNFFLGSRPLEFPKFIDITIVDCPKMTAFSSSVSRESGDASENVVGEGDIDDNTAIFFSDKVVIPLLMDLKLSSVNIHSIWHYPSSSSLRYLYHLRVEGCHNLKYLFPSSLVKHLVQLKILQIWDCNMMEQVIFTDGLGAEDQWRNHTIFSKLDLLSLEDLPKLTSFCFQNYSEFPCLTNLRLKKCPFLKAFMSISVSRDEPRADHHLQASNLVHNSAVLNEKVVFPSLEKLHIQNCDSLQGIIEAQGLIANTSTTQSIVRETTTIKFVFPKLIYLGLNKVPRLKSFCSRMHTTQWPSLKHMEVIECPKAHIFAPKCPKSQVEISNQQPLFCVNEDTFPVLEELTLKTNDMMKGICDGQLSLQCFPNLKLLNLHCFPGTSTTLPYCFIQSLPKLQKLVIFNASISKIVRSEGLSDKERQTSAFYQLKELRLSKLPKLTLKTFQPSLLSFKKLTTLEVISCHGFINLMACSTAESLMLLERLSVADCEMIEEIIACEGEEIQGSIIFPKLKYLKLSGLPSLASFSLAHHSLEFPVLQMVMVTKCPKMRNFCQGDLSTSNLQQMHVTRDEEDELWWEGDLNTTIKQMFNVT
- the LOC108466970 gene encoding uncharacterized protein LOC108466970 isoform X2, giving the protein MESVFGIVNCIVTKAVEYSIYPIINHVKYLSNHRKNVETLNDHAEKLKDARDRVQHSVDAALRNGEEIERDVNNWLSAVNGKILGQVEKVMQDEGKAKKKCFVRLCPNFWTRYKLSFKAEEEAKTVADLLEQGKFREVSYPVALQDITVPPVKGYEEFESRTLVFNGIMEALKDDSVSVIGVYGMGGIGKTTLAREIASKVKGKLFDSVVIATVTQAIDVEKIQNQIADLLGLKLEEQSMVGKALRLRERLKKEVRILVVLDDIWAKIDIEEVGIPLGDEHKGCKLLLTSRELNILSNEMDAQKCFAIGFLNELEAWDLFKKKAGDCVECCDLKPTAKKVVEKCAGLPIAIATVAGALRNKRLFEWKNALRELERPSSSNFTGITAAYSAIEWSFYYLESEEVKLTFLLCCVIGHNGLVEKLMRYTVGLGLFGGINTIEEARNKVLTVVASLKASSLLLDSYNDERFDIHDVVWDAAVAIASRDYHMLVLRDHVPMEWSDKEKMNSWRRISLTCPQIIAELPKELECSGLSFFHMTHYGSVEIPPDFFRRIESLKVLDLPHGPSFSYLQESIIHLPESINHLIDLHMLCLRGCPVEDVTIIGELKNLEILDLAKSSIKELPKEIAQLTQLRLLDLSWCTELKIIAPNVLSGLSKLEELFMEGSFAEWENEGVVDNDRRNASLDELNSLPRLTTLYAHIPDAQMIPKHRFIETLERYMIFVGDYNVYEWCQKHDCLRTLKLKLYTNIDLDNGVKMLLKKTQDLYLDLEGIQGIENVLEELNNGEDFPYLKRVHVKNGKQVQYITMNKIGFSELRSITLEYLPQLISFCSQDERYSMSSESLPLFNKQFVSRHLESLQLCSINTKRIWHNQTYPQLSNLTSLFINECGNLEHLLSPSLANSLVQLQRFQILDCESLREIIFTEKIEEEKIDVICFPRLNYLRIEGLRNLIFFCSRNYNIEFPLLKELEIEDCPKLKEFICQTGTKSSIQALFSEKVAIPSLERMTISYLSYVKMIFDNELAPGSFCKLEEISVAFCDELLTIFSSKCLIRVFNCLQMLQVWRCESLEQIFEVRGLNTNKIHAADSQPSPKLKIDLQGQEILTFQNLRQVVLEDCWSLKNLFPVSIAKHLPQLEHLRISRCGVEEIVLGGEGVEEQPVRFKFPKVSSLEVTDLEKLKCFYKGQHTIVWPMLKKMKTDSSTLRKIVAPEHLRLIQDTNGNGQPVLFVEEVFPNLEELRVVIFGDMDQFPLDLFHNIKLFRLSCSSHGGSSYIFPFLRRFYNLESLLLSGFDFKDVVHCKGDARTLKRIKNLKLQSSRNLKHIWRKDSVLGYILSNLQTLEVWNCEDLINIGARSLSFQNLTTLHVSFCKMMKNLVAPSVVENLVQLTTMRVKGCTKMTEIVAHEGDYHQTIVAGKLKCLQLSELQSLTSFCPGSYTFNFPCLEEVVVERCPKLKIFSEGALSTPQLQRVKQETFDEKGRWTGDLNTTIQQLYMEKGGFNGPRDLNISDTFPKLIETWKRNPQEILELQNLREMEFYKCSSLKYIFTPSMLLSLKQLDRIEVKECNTMEQVIREEEEATIHKLTFPKLSFVKIEACSNLTNFFLGSRPLEFPKFIDITIVDCPKMTAFSSSVSRESGDASENVVGEGDIDDNTAIFFSDKVVIPLLMDLKLSSVNIHSIWHYPSSSSLRYLYHLRVEGCHNLKYLFPSSLVKHLVQLKILQIWDCNMMEQVIFTDGLGAEDQWRNHTIFSKLDLLSLEDLPKLTSFCFQNYSEFPCLTNLRLKKCPFLKAFMSISVSRDEPRADHHLQASNLVHNSAVLNEKVVFPSLEKLHIQNCDSLQGIIEAQGLIANTSTTQSIVRETTTIKFVFPKLIYLGLNKVPRLKSFCSRMHTTQWPSLKHMEVIECPKAHIFAPKCPKSQVEISNQQPLFCVNEDTFPVLEELTLKTNDMMKGICDGQLSLQCFPNLKLLNLHCFPGTSTTLPYCFIQSLPKLQKLVIFNASISKIVRSEGLSDKERQTSAFYQLKELRLSKLPKLTLKTFQPSLLSFKKLTTLEVISCHGFINLMACSTAESLMLLERLSVADCEMIEEIIACEGEEIQGSIIFPKLKYLKLSGLPSLASFSLAHHSLEFPVLQMVMVTKCPKMRNFCQGDLSTSNLQQMHVTRDEEDELWWEGDLNTTIKQMFNNVKNSQVT
- the LOC108466970 gene encoding uncharacterized protein LOC108466970 isoform X1, with protein sequence MESVFGIVNCIVTKAVEYSIYPIINHVKYLSNHRKNVETLNDHAEKLKDARDRVQHSVDAALRNGEEIERDVNNWLSAVNGKILGQVEKVMQDEGKAKKKCFVRLCPNFWTRYKLSFKAEEEAKTVADLLEQGKFREVSYPVALQDITVPPVKGYEEFESRTLVFNGIMEALKDDSVSVIGVYGMGGIGKTTLAREIASKVKGKLFDSVVIATVTQAIDVEKIQNQIADLLGLKLEEQSMVGKALRLRERLKKEVRILVVLDDIWAKIDIEEVGIPLGDEHKGCKLLLTSRELNILSNEMDAQKCFAIGFLNELEAWDLFKKKAGDCVECCDLKPTAKKVVEKCAGLPIAIATVAGALRNKRLFEWKNALRELERPSSSNFTGITAAYSAIEWSFYYLESEEVKLTFLLCCVIGHNGLVEKLMRYTVGLGLFGGINTIEEARNKVLTVVASLKASSLLLDSYNDERFDIHDVVWDAAVAIASRDYHMLVLRDHVPMEWSDKEKMNSWRRISLTCPQIIAELPKELECSGLSFFHMTHYGSVEIPPDFFRRIESLKVLDLPHGPSFSYLQESIIHLPESINHLIDLHMLCLRGCPVEDVTIIGELKNLEILDLAKSSIKELPKEIAQLTQLRLLDLSWCTELKIIAPNVLSGLSKLEELFMEGSFAEWENEGVVDNDRRNASLDELNSLPRLTTLYAHIPDAQMIPKHRFIETLERYMIFVGDYNVYEWCQKHDCLRTLKLKLYTNIDLDNGVKMLLKKTQDLYLDLEGIQGIENVLEELNNGEDFPYLKRVHVKNGKQVQYITMNKIGFSELRSITLEYLPQLISFCSQDERYSMSSESLPLFNKQFVSRHLESLQLCSINTKRIWHNQTYPQLSNLTSLFINECGNLEHLLSPSLANSLVQLQRFQILDCESLREIIFTEKIEEEKIDVICFPRLNYLRIEGLRNLIFFCSRNYNIEFPLLKELEIEDCPKLKEFICQTGTKSSIQALFSEKVAIPSLERMTISYLSYVKMIFDNELAPGSFCKLEEISVAFCDELLTIFSSKCLIRVFNCLQMLQVWRCESLEQIFEVRGLNTNKIHAADSQPSPKLKIDLQGQEILTFQNLRQVVLEDCWSLKNLFPVSIAKHLPQLEHLRISRCGVEEIVLGGEGVEEQPVRFKFPKVSSLEVTDLEKLKCFYKGQHTIVWPMLKKMKTDSSTLRKIVAPEHLRLIQDTNGNGQPVLFVEEVFPNLEELRVVIFGDMDQFPLDLFHNIKLFRLSCSSHGGSSYIFPFLRRFYNLESLLLSGFDFKDVVHCKGDARTLKRIKNLKLQSSRNLKHIWRKDSVLGYILSNLQTLEVWNCEDLINIGARSLSFQNLTTLHVSFCKMMKNLVAPSVVENLVQLTTMRVKGCTKMTEIVAHEGDYHQTIVAGKLKCLQLSELQSLTSFCPGSYTFNFPCLEEVVVERCPKLKIFSEGALSTPQLQRVKQETFDEKGRWTGDLNTTIQQLYMEKGGFNGPRDLNISDTFPKLIETWKRNPQEILELQNLREMEFYKCSSLKYIFTPSMLLSLKQLDRIEVKECNTMEQVIREEEEATIHKLTFPKLSFVKIEACSNLTNFFLGSRPLEFPKFIDITIVDCPKMTAFSSSVSRESGDASENVVGEGDIDDNTAIFFSDKVVIPLLMDLKLSSVNIHSIWHYPSSSSLRYLYHLRVEGCHNLKYLFPSSLVKHLVQLKILQIWDCNMMEQVIFTDGLGAEDQWRNHTIFSKLDLLSLEDLPKLTSFCFQNYSEFPCLTNLRLKKCPFLKAFMSISVSRDEPRADHHLQASNLVHNSAVLNEKVVFPSLEKLHIQNCDSLQGIIEAQGLIANTSTTQSIVRETTTIKFVFPKLIYLGLNKVPRLKSFCSRMHTTQWPSLKHMEVIECPKAHIFAPKCPKSQVEISNQQPLFCVNEDTFPVLEELTLKTNDMMKGICDGQLSLQCFPNLKLLNLHCFPGTSTTLPYCFIQSLPKLQKLVIFNASISKIVRSEGLSDKERQTSAFYQLKELRLSKLPKLTLKTFQPSLLSFKKLTTLEVISCHGFINLMACSTAESLMLLERLSVADCEMIEEIIACEGEEIQGSIIFPKLKYLKLSGLPSLASFSLAHHSLEFPVLQMVMVTKCPKMRNFCQGDLSTSNLQQMHVTRDEEDELWWEGDLNTTIKQMFNVMNVKNSQVT